The following coding sequences are from one Triticum aestivum cultivar Chinese Spring chromosome 5A, IWGSC CS RefSeq v2.1, whole genome shotgun sequence window:
- the LOC123106510 gene encoding glutaredoxin-C1-like yields the protein MEQVTKLAGQRAVVIFGTSSCCMCHTVTSLLRDLGANPTVVELDEDPWGKEMEKALARLIGRNPAVPAVFIGGRLVGCTDKVMSLHLSGKLVPLLRNAGAVWV from the coding sequence ATGGAGCAAGTGACGAAGCTAGCGGGGCAGCGGGCCGTGGTGATCTTCGGCACGAGCTCCTGCTGCATGTGCCACACGGTGACGAGCCTCCTCCGGGATCTCGGGGCAAACCCCACGGTGGTGGAACTGGACGAGGACCCTTGGGGGAAGGAGATGGAGAAGGCGCTGGCGCGGCTCATCGGACGGAACCCTGCCGTGCCGGCGGTGTTCATCGGCGGCAGGCTCGTCGGATGCACCGACAAGGTCATGTCCCTTCACCTCAGCGGCAAACTGGTCCCGCTGCTTCGTAATGCAGGTGCTGTCTGGGTGTAG